In Puniceicoccus vermicola, a single window of DNA contains:
- a CDS encoding sialate O-acetylesterase, with protein MEPEKLQLGELFTDHMVLQRDKPLRIWGWGEPGERVQVEIAGRGAEVEVDKGGKWVVTLPSMSAGGPYEMKVTGDPAIVLKDVWIGDVWLLGGQSNMQMRLSQCDGGEAAVKRAESESRIRLFQVGGNLGDESPQTRLKKYEGWGVRDAEIASDFSGVGWFFGERLADELEVRIGLINVSLGGTPIEVWLSQSALDQQVKEHPELAAHFAELARVESDALALRELRLTEHRPSREKAIAYEQNMLLATELAAPELEDDEWDEIVMPGFWERSGIEELADFDGYVWLRKEVVLPEGWGDRDLKLEIGRTRDLDAVWFNGHHLGAIGSIEELYDLNRPRGVRPERESSVYNVPAKWVQEGENVVVIRIFNQQRVGGIIEDGKQELELRLVGVEEPPISLAGKWKYQLGPAFVTHWASYLFPTQPASMFNAYVSPIAGFPIRGILWYQGESNTKDHVEYYSDWMRALIVDWRGHWEDQELPFYLVQLPNISRGPKDNWARIREAQASVLDLPGTGMAVTLDVGQPNNIHPPEKKTVADRLARLALSRTYGLELVDQGPVFSGAEAEGSGLRLTFDHIGSGLRSMNGEKLENFEIAGEDRKFFPAEATIDGDTVLVSSPEVLSPVAVRYAYENNPTNINFYNEEGLPAAPFRSDDWSDR; from the coding sequence GTGGAGCCGGAGAAACTTCAGTTGGGCGAGTTGTTTACCGATCACATGGTGCTACAGCGCGACAAACCTCTTCGGATTTGGGGGTGGGGCGAGCCGGGTGAGCGGGTGCAGGTGGAGATTGCTGGCCGTGGGGCCGAGGTGGAAGTAGATAAAGGAGGCAAATGGGTTGTTACTCTGCCTTCGATGTCGGCGGGTGGACCGTACGAGATGAAAGTAACGGGTGATCCTGCGATCGTTTTGAAGGACGTTTGGATTGGCGATGTCTGGCTCCTGGGTGGGCAGTCCAACATGCAAATGCGCTTGAGTCAGTGCGACGGAGGTGAGGCGGCGGTGAAACGCGCGGAGTCGGAATCCCGGATTCGGCTGTTTCAGGTGGGAGGAAATCTCGGCGACGAAAGTCCGCAGACCCGGTTGAAGAAATATGAGGGTTGGGGTGTTAGGGATGCGGAAATAGCGTCCGACTTCAGCGGGGTGGGGTGGTTTTTTGGCGAGCGACTGGCGGATGAGTTGGAGGTCCGCATTGGGCTAATCAACGTATCTCTGGGCGGAACGCCGATCGAAGTCTGGCTGAGCCAGTCGGCGCTGGATCAGCAAGTGAAAGAGCATCCCGAGTTGGCCGCTCATTTTGCGGAACTGGCAAGAGTGGAAAGCGATGCGCTGGCGCTCCGAGAGTTGAGGCTGACCGAGCATCGTCCTTCCCGGGAGAAGGCCATAGCCTATGAACAGAACATGCTCTTGGCGACGGAATTGGCCGCTCCAGAGTTGGAGGATGACGAGTGGGATGAGATTGTCATGCCGGGATTCTGGGAGCGCAGCGGAATCGAAGAATTAGCGGATTTTGACGGCTATGTGTGGTTGCGAAAAGAGGTGGTTTTGCCGGAGGGTTGGGGCGACCGGGATTTGAAGTTGGAGATCGGGCGAACGAGAGATTTGGACGCGGTCTGGTTCAATGGCCATCACCTGGGGGCGATCGGGAGCATTGAAGAACTCTATGACCTGAATCGTCCGCGCGGGGTGCGCCCGGAAAGAGAATCGAGTGTCTACAATGTTCCGGCTAAGTGGGTTCAGGAGGGTGAGAACGTGGTGGTCATTCGAATTTTCAACCAACAACGCGTCGGGGGAATCATCGAAGATGGGAAACAGGAATTGGAATTGAGACTCGTCGGGGTGGAGGAGCCGCCGATTTCACTGGCGGGAAAGTGGAAGTATCAACTTGGGCCAGCCTTTGTGACTCACTGGGCGTCGTATCTGTTCCCCACGCAGCCGGCGAGTATGTTCAATGCATATGTCAGTCCCATCGCGGGGTTTCCGATCCGAGGCATTCTCTGGTATCAGGGGGAGAGCAATACAAAGGACCATGTCGAATACTATTCGGACTGGATGCGAGCCTTGATCGTGGATTGGCGAGGGCATTGGGAGGATCAGGAGCTGCCCTTCTATCTGGTGCAACTTCCAAACATCAGCCGGGGGCCGAAAGATAACTGGGCTCGCATCCGGGAAGCTCAGGCGTCCGTATTGGATCTCCCGGGCACCGGGATGGCGGTTACGCTCGATGTGGGACAGCCGAACAACATCCATCCACCCGAGAAGAAGACGGTAGCGGATCGTTTGGCGCGGCTGGCTCTCTCGCGCACTTACGGACTTGAATTGGTAGACCAGGGCCCCGTGTTCTCCGGCGCGGAAGCGGAGGGTAGTGGGCTTCGGCTTACGTTCGATCATATCGGATCGGGGCTGAGATCGATGAATGGGGAGAAGCTGGAGAACTTCGAAATTGCAGGCGAGGATCGAAAATTTTTCCCGGCAGAAGCGACGATCGATGGAGATACGGTGCTGGTTTCAAGTCCCGAGGTTTTGAGTCCGGTCGCTGTGCGGTACGCGTATGAGAATAACCCAACGAACATCAATTTTTACAACGAGGAGGGTCTGCCGGCCGCGCCTTTCCGGAGCGATGATTGGTCCGATCGGTAG
- a CDS encoding SGNH/GDSL hydrolase family protein — MMNENSPFPFWIALGDSITEGFTYSLWISDSCRAAGLDAPQWINAAAAGNTAGNILQRLESEVIVHSPARVFLNAGINDVQKQEGGSIYEEKMREILRRLNSAGMEVCVITTTAFGPKKASLNSDLVDMNARLRKLAREFDIPVAEVFEPFLEAVKAGAPVLIEDDIHLSFEGYRIMADAILRQINPGIPLSLSWKPEVEAGVPAEWKICPVDGEGTAWSLKVPEEISSQNWWECQESLRGYVMNPRKHFSQASAVRGRTEFFLSETSPVQIRIGATVQDLKIDGDSIELPELATKWGVREVCLREFAAGRHHVEVTAENSFFAAFLSNCSKSLSRFRSKDISERNNDSCFYESP, encoded by the coding sequence ATGATGAACGAAAATTCGCCATTCCCATTCTGGATTGCATTGGGAGATTCTATTACCGAAGGCTTCACCTATTCCCTTTGGATCTCCGATTCATGTCGCGCAGCGGGTCTTGATGCACCGCAGTGGATCAATGCGGCGGCGGCTGGAAATACTGCCGGCAATATTCTCCAGCGCCTCGAGTCCGAGGTGATCGTGCATTCGCCTGCGCGCGTTTTCTTGAATGCCGGCATCAATGATGTGCAGAAGCAGGAAGGCGGTTCAATCTATGAAGAGAAAATGCGGGAGATTCTTCGACGCTTGAATTCCGCAGGGATGGAGGTTTGCGTGATTACGACGACGGCCTTCGGTCCGAAGAAGGCGTCTTTGAATTCCGACTTAGTGGATATGAATGCGCGGTTGCGGAAGCTCGCACGGGAGTTCGATATTCCTGTCGCGGAAGTCTTCGAGCCGTTTCTCGAAGCCGTGAAGGCGGGTGCTCCCGTGCTGATCGAGGATGATATTCACCTCAGCTTTGAGGGGTATCGGATTATGGCCGATGCGATCTTGCGGCAGATCAATCCGGGCATCCCATTATCTTTGAGTTGGAAACCGGAGGTCGAAGCAGGTGTGCCCGCGGAATGGAAAATCTGTCCAGTGGACGGAGAGGGGACGGCTTGGAGCCTCAAGGTTCCAGAGGAAATCTCATCCCAGAACTGGTGGGAGTGTCAGGAAAGTCTCCGTGGCTATGTCATGAATCCCCGAAAACACTTTTCGCAGGCATCGGCAGTTCGGGGACGCACCGAGTTTTTCCTCTCCGAAACAAGTCCGGTGCAGATCCGAATCGGGGCTACCGTGCAAGATTTGAAAATTGACGGTGATTCTATTGAGTTGCCTGAGCTGGCAACCAAATGGGGTGTGCGCGAAGTCTGTCTTCGTGAGTTTGCGGCGGGCCGTCACCACGTCGAAGTCACCGCAGAAAATTCATTCTTTGCGGCGTTTTTATCGAATTGCTCGAAATCGCTATCGCGCTTTCGCTCCAAAGATATCTCGGAGAGGAACAACGATAGTTGTTTCTACGAATCGCCGTAG
- a CDS encoding glycoside hydrolase domain-containing protein produces the protein MNRSSLSLKSLLIALIPLCLSCSVFGKSTPLPEENVSFLAVDRMAVAPEIDGRIGEEEWGDTSAISGVTEHSSNRLIPRPVTFWLGWDPDHLYLACRVYLPAGYKPSVPAGRSEGLAYIWDDGLEVGFAPHGKNVPSGTTENSYKWFMNALGFGGDYSRIAVGQQFKNWAPNFQIATRVTDPGTAPDGGSWWELEFSSTPEDFELSGPHRAGDEWNMLLGVNHFPRFLQARVPANGAYMDSSAHTGVVLVEGKASVQLLNDTLDNLATTGNSNWLLRSHNPTEKDITLDISYEVAGQIAEKTLEVPAGESANVSLDLKTPEELEEGLAAVRVSQGNQLLLNYGAYFKQGYAARTLKTPAPPTQAFPFRAEFNALRSNFLIQGDTYSLEDPAMAKELNYQIFKEGVDKPIAEGSITQVAEYYLRDIVQLPPLDSGEYTVTASLILEDGNRLGPETATFVKKDESKEFEEWWNNDIGNPDRVIPPFTAMTQDGNEITCWGREYTLDALGLPKHLDSDGKNVMGKPAQVVAVVNGEEVRLPLDKSPTITSVKDWRVEFTGKASGGGIVVTSKGWIEQDGVTYVELTYEPEGKEPVEVESLRLEFPLNGEDSESLLCVGPGENFSARTAMILPTDEEGSLWSTLVTGRTGSQMTIGSFYPEVWIGNDRRGFLWWGDNDKGWVPNDDVPAHEAVRRGSDVVLINHIIGTPDGEEPYLLEAPKTLAFGYVATPFRPFPKGWRNSMAAENGTFWSPHRGTRKDSKTGEMVFPKGKRPMHVNWIHPETRYPEEWDEIWAEQKEKADRKVENVQPIDPYRSRSGSGFVHLSFQLIGSGHKSSDNETYKYFGVDWMVGGKETYSREMQDYFLWMFDQAFEKGGLRTVYFDLAFPFLTKDLQSGLAYELPDGRIQPGYNGFNIRRFMMRLSSLMNDHDLMPGGLSIHSTNAYFLIAMPWVDAVLDGEYHFLNDAATMDQVDGYPVDRMRAFSSPHNWGVPISWMQLIKFSDRDRKQQNLRSFAEYVWMHDSWLNPYIPKYSEMPESILDWGLNEDAVVYHPYWRNPLVTTESEDVLISTWQLPDRLIIGVFNNNRDKQVNVTLDVDLDAANLSRELPWQQFFRIRDLWKSEEDPGARLDLQDEQIQIQKLKPHTGRFFGIRLY, from the coding sequence ATGAATCGTTCATCACTGTCACTTAAATCGCTGCTGATTGCGTTAATCCCTCTTTGTTTAAGCTGTTCCGTCTTCGGGAAATCGACTCCGCTTCCGGAGGAGAATGTCAGTTTTTTGGCAGTTGACCGGATGGCGGTGGCTCCTGAGATCGATGGTCGGATCGGGGAAGAAGAGTGGGGCGATACGTCCGCGATCAGTGGGGTCACGGAGCATAGCAGCAATCGCTTGATTCCGCGTCCCGTGACATTCTGGCTGGGATGGGATCCGGATCATCTGTATTTGGCGTGCCGGGTATATTTGCCTGCAGGTTACAAGCCGAGCGTTCCGGCGGGGCGTTCCGAGGGGCTTGCTTACATCTGGGACGACGGACTGGAGGTAGGGTTTGCGCCGCATGGGAAAAATGTTCCCAGTGGAACGACGGAAAATTCTTACAAATGGTTTATGAACGCCTTGGGGTTTGGGGGGGACTACAGTCGGATTGCGGTTGGGCAGCAGTTCAAGAACTGGGCGCCGAACTTCCAGATTGCCACCCGGGTGACCGATCCTGGGACGGCCCCCGATGGGGGGAGCTGGTGGGAGCTGGAATTTTCGTCGACTCCCGAGGACTTTGAACTCTCCGGTCCGCACCGCGCTGGGGACGAGTGGAACATGCTTTTGGGGGTCAATCACTTCCCGCGTTTCCTTCAGGCCCGGGTGCCTGCAAACGGTGCCTACATGGATTCGTCGGCCCATACCGGCGTGGTTCTTGTGGAAGGAAAGGCATCCGTTCAGTTGCTCAACGACACCCTGGATAATCTCGCAACCACCGGAAACTCGAATTGGTTGCTTCGCTCGCACAATCCAACCGAGAAAGATATCACTCTCGATATTTCTTACGAAGTCGCGGGTCAGATTGCCGAGAAAACTCTCGAAGTGCCTGCGGGAGAAAGCGCGAATGTTTCGTTGGATCTCAAGACGCCAGAGGAACTCGAAGAGGGACTGGCGGCTGTTCGTGTCAGTCAGGGGAATCAACTTCTGTTAAACTACGGAGCCTATTTCAAGCAGGGGTACGCTGCGAGGACGTTGAAAACACCCGCTCCACCGACCCAGGCTTTTCCGTTTAGAGCCGAGTTCAATGCCTTGCGGTCGAACTTTCTCATCCAAGGGGATACCTATTCCTTGGAAGACCCTGCAATGGCGAAGGAATTGAATTATCAGATCTTCAAAGAGGGTGTGGATAAACCGATTGCAGAGGGGTCGATTACCCAAGTCGCCGAGTACTATCTTCGGGATATCGTGCAACTCCCCCCGTTGGACTCCGGCGAGTACACCGTCACGGCTAGCCTGATTCTTGAAGACGGAAACCGTTTGGGGCCCGAAACCGCCACTTTCGTCAAAAAAGATGAATCTAAGGAGTTCGAAGAATGGTGGAATAATGACATCGGCAACCCGGATCGCGTAATACCGCCCTTTACGGCAATGACGCAAGACGGGAACGAAATTACCTGCTGGGGGCGTGAGTATACCTTGGACGCTCTTGGATTGCCGAAGCACTTGGACTCCGATGGAAAAAATGTAATGGGGAAACCCGCACAGGTTGTTGCCGTGGTGAATGGAGAGGAGGTGCGTTTGCCATTGGACAAATCGCCTACCATTACCAGCGTCAAAGATTGGCGGGTAGAGTTCACCGGAAAAGCAAGCGGTGGTGGTATCGTCGTCACCTCCAAGGGTTGGATTGAGCAGGACGGGGTCACCTACGTGGAATTGACGTATGAGCCAGAGGGCAAGGAACCGGTCGAAGTGGAGTCGTTGCGTTTGGAGTTCCCGCTCAATGGGGAGGACTCGGAAAGCCTTTTGTGTGTCGGTCCGGGTGAAAACTTCTCCGCTCGCACTGCGATGATACTGCCGACCGATGAGGAGGGTTCGCTCTGGTCAACCCTGGTGACGGGACGAACCGGTTCCCAAATGACGATCGGTTCGTTCTATCCCGAAGTTTGGATCGGTAATGATCGTCGAGGATTCCTCTGGTGGGGGGATAATGACAAAGGCTGGGTTCCAAATGATGACGTGCCGGCTCACGAGGCTGTCCGTCGAGGGTCTGATGTCGTATTAATTAATCACATCATCGGTACTCCTGATGGTGAAGAACCGTATCTCTTGGAGGCCCCGAAGACCCTTGCCTTCGGATACGTCGCTACTCCTTTTCGTCCTTTTCCCAAAGGATGGAGAAATTCGATGGCCGCAGAGAACGGAACCTTCTGGTCACCCCATCGTGGGACTCGTAAGGATTCCAAGACGGGAGAAATGGTATTTCCGAAAGGAAAACGACCCATGCATGTGAACTGGATCCATCCGGAAACACGATACCCCGAAGAGTGGGATGAGATCTGGGCTGAACAAAAGGAAAAAGCGGACAGAAAAGTGGAAAACGTGCAGCCCATTGATCCCTACCGTTCGCGAAGCGGGTCGGGTTTTGTGCACCTGTCGTTCCAGTTAATCGGTTCCGGACATAAGTCATCCGACAACGAGACCTATAAATATTTCGGCGTGGACTGGATGGTCGGCGGGAAGGAGACCTACAGTCGCGAGATGCAGGATTATTTCCTGTGGATGTTTGACCAGGCATTTGAAAAAGGAGGATTGCGCACAGTCTATTTTGACCTTGCCTTTCCGTTTTTAACGAAAGATCTGCAGTCAGGCCTTGCCTACGAGCTTCCGGACGGGCGGATTCAGCCGGGTTACAATGGTTTTAATATCCGTCGCTTCATGATGCGCCTCAGCTCGCTGATGAATGATCATGATTTGATGCCAGGCGGGCTGAGTATACACAGTACCAATGCATATTTCCTCATTGCCATGCCCTGGGTGGATGCGGTGCTGGATGGTGAATATCATTTCCTCAACGACGCAGCGACCATGGACCAAGTGGATGGCTATCCGGTGGATCGAATGCGTGCCTTCTCGTCGCCTCACAATTGGGGAGTTCCGATAAGTTGGATGCAGTTGATCAAATTCTCAGACAGAGATCGAAAGCAGCAAAACCTGAGATCTTTCGCGGAATATGTTTGGATGCACGACTCGTGGCTGAATCCCTATATTCCCAAATACAGCGAGATGCCAGAGAGCATTTTGGACTGGGGATTGAATGAAGACGCTGTCGTTTATCATCCTTACTGGAGAAATCCGCTGGTGACGACCGAGAGCGAAGACGTTCTCATCTCTACCTGGCAGTTGCCGGACCGATTGATCATCGGAGTTTTCAACAATAATCGGGATAAGCAGGTCAATGTGACTCTGGATGTCGATTTGGACGCCGCGAATCTCAGTCGAGAGCTGCCATGGCAGCAATTTTTTCGAATTCGTGACCTCTGGAAGTCGGAGGAAGACCCCGGAGCGCGTTTGGATCTGCAAGATGAGCAGATTCAAATTCAGAAACTCAAGCCTCATACGGGCCGTTTCTTCGGCATTCGGCTCTATTGA
- a CDS encoding LacI family DNA-binding transcriptional regulator encodes MENSFQAQTFRHLTLPQQLSEFLKVELLAQYEPGECLPSISQLSKSYEVSPMTLRAALSILSQQGYLDIRHGSGTYLSDLGQKQHVGLVLGLDIAQPQSFFRLHLMQYLRQKLDQLGFKSRVYLAYGGGGVEGCPDLEQEISANRVRCLVMLSSLKQLASKEVLDSKGIPRIELWQNTEYYVMPDYESFVREGVRRLAAAGRKRIAMIEWSSERKNAGGRDLKVFQQAMEEHGLEVNRKWHRGDLSPNLRGSGWSLFREIWMSEKVKPDAILVTDDMLFQGVQTAIEEMNISVPDQLMVATLGMKGSADPCVIPAEVGEVDPEAFGDAVLSIALPLLNRQKVAKPNQVLSMGWKTIAASASGSTSEVRLSEKA; translated from the coding sequence ATGGAGAATTCTTTTCAGGCTCAAACATTCCGGCATCTTACGCTTCCGCAGCAGTTGTCCGAGTTCCTCAAAGTCGAACTTCTGGCCCAGTACGAGCCTGGAGAGTGCCTGCCGTCGATCAGCCAGCTCTCGAAGTCTTACGAGGTGAGTCCCATGACTCTGCGTGCGGCTTTGAGCATCCTTTCGCAGCAGGGATATTTGGACATTCGGCACGGCAGCGGCACCTATCTCAGCGACTTGGGCCAGAAGCAGCATGTCGGATTGGTGCTGGGGCTGGACATCGCGCAGCCTCAATCGTTTTTTCGGCTTCATTTAATGCAATATCTGCGGCAAAAATTAGACCAACTGGGATTTAAGTCCCGCGTCTATCTCGCCTACGGAGGGGGAGGAGTCGAGGGTTGTCCGGATCTGGAGCAGGAGATTTCCGCCAATCGGGTCAGGTGTTTGGTTATGTTGAGTAGCTTGAAGCAACTGGCCTCGAAAGAGGTCCTGGATTCCAAGGGGATTCCTCGCATTGAGCTGTGGCAAAATACCGAGTATTATGTAATGCCGGATTACGAATCTTTTGTTCGCGAAGGGGTGAGGCGTCTGGCGGCAGCCGGACGCAAGCGCATCGCGATGATTGAGTGGAGTTCCGAGCGAAAGAACGCTGGTGGCCGAGACTTGAAGGTGTTTCAACAAGCCATGGAGGAGCATGGGTTAGAGGTGAACCGGAAATGGCATCGTGGTGACCTGTCTCCCAATCTTCGTGGCTCTGGGTGGTCGCTTTTTCGTGAAATCTGGATGTCGGAAAAGGTGAAGCCGGATGCCATCCTTGTGACCGACGATATGCTTTTTCAAGGGGTGCAAACTGCCATCGAGGAAATGAATATATCGGTACCCGATCAACTGATGGTGGCTACCCTTGGCATGAAGGGATCCGCGGATCCGTGTGTGATTCCGGCCGAAGTAGGCGAGGTGGATCCGGAGGCCTTCGGCGACGCCGTATTGTCGATCGCTCTTCCATTGCTCAATCGGCAGAAGGTCGCGAAGCCGAATCAAGTGCTCTCCATGGGGTGGAAGACGATCGCGGCGAGCGCATCGGGATCCACTAGTGAAGTTCGCCTAAGCGAGAAGGCTTAG
- a CDS encoding beta-mannosidase: MRIQQFLHSSWRFRRIPEKNWLPARVPGNVFSDLVANQEIPDPFVGTHERELQWVERADWTYQTTFTPEAALLAESSIDLVAEGLDTLATITLNGVEVARTESMFIGYRLGIKPLLRPGPNELTISFANTRDYINARRTEDHYGEWNDYLGGSSLIRKEPCSYGWDWGPRLVSAGIYLPISLEGYSSPCIESVRVEQAHSSTQVALRIFPELSEPVDPAATYSVKLTLRGKTLIETSELHLKVEDPQLWWPNGLGEQPLYDLEVRLVNPDGSLADTWQRKIGLRTIQLDRHPDEFGETFQFVVNGRPIFAKGANWIPAHQFLTEATPELVDDLLTSAVDANMNMIRVWGGGIYEREFFYDLCDEKGLLVWQDFMFACALYPGSEEFQSLVKQEAEYQVRRLAHRACLALWCGNNELELMSHFICRFPERKAAYEAIFYDLLPDAVSKWDPHTPYWPGSPHNPEGYENGPNNERAGDCHFWDVWHERKPVKRYEEMCFRFCSEFGMQSLPSPEVAATFCPPEKWNIFSPEMDCHQKNKAGNQIIFDYISRRYRFPKDYASLSYLSELNQAYCLKIGVEHFRRSMPRTMGALYWQLNDCWPGASWSSLEFGGRWKALHYEAKRFFAPALISVHVPGTETAQKCNMPVNTIHDLHIHTVYDGVKDTEAVIEWSLCQIDGQSIRRNELPVQLRCNEAFQHITLDFSDELARYGAANLYFRCQLRIGARIVSRQTVLFTAPRNIEFSQCPITSSIRQVAPGEFDLSLSSEVFQPWVEFLFTGIQFRAEDNFFDLFPNEKRTVKVSVEESADLATLQNRLQTHSLVDSIA, translated from the coding sequence ATGCGAATTCAGCAATTCCTCCATTCCTCATGGCGCTTCCGCCGGATCCCCGAGAAAAACTGGCTCCCGGCCCGGGTCCCTGGAAATGTTTTCAGCGATCTAGTCGCGAACCAAGAGATCCCCGACCCTTTCGTAGGCACCCATGAGCGCGAACTCCAATGGGTTGAGCGAGCCGACTGGACCTACCAAACGACCTTCACCCCCGAGGCCGCACTCCTGGCGGAGAGTTCCATCGATCTCGTGGCCGAAGGCCTCGACACCCTCGCCACCATCACTCTCAATGGCGTGGAGGTCGCCCGGACTGAATCCATGTTCATCGGCTACCGATTGGGGATCAAACCTCTCCTCCGGCCCGGTCCCAACGAACTCACGATTTCTTTTGCCAATACGCGCGACTACATCAATGCCCGCCGGACCGAGGACCACTACGGCGAATGGAACGATTATCTCGGTGGCTCGTCCCTGATCCGCAAGGAACCTTGCTCCTACGGATGGGACTGGGGGCCGCGGCTGGTCAGCGCCGGCATCTACCTCCCGATTTCGCTCGAGGGATACTCCTCACCCTGCATCGAATCGGTGCGCGTTGAACAAGCCCACTCCTCGACTCAGGTCGCCCTCCGGATTTTCCCGGAACTCTCTGAGCCGGTCGATCCTGCCGCCACCTACTCCGTGAAGTTGACCTTACGGGGAAAGACTTTAATCGAAACCAGCGAGCTTCACCTCAAGGTCGAGGACCCGCAGCTCTGGTGGCCAAACGGTCTGGGCGAGCAACCGCTCTACGATCTCGAGGTTCGTCTCGTCAATCCGGACGGCTCTCTCGCCGACACCTGGCAGCGGAAGATCGGCCTACGCACCATTCAACTCGACCGACACCCGGACGAATTCGGAGAGACCTTTCAGTTTGTCGTCAATGGTCGCCCGATTTTCGCCAAGGGTGCCAATTGGATTCCCGCCCATCAGTTCCTTACCGAAGCCACTCCTGAGCTGGTGGATGATCTTCTGACCTCCGCAGTGGACGCCAACATGAACATGATTCGGGTCTGGGGAGGAGGCATCTACGAACGGGAATTCTTTTACGACCTATGCGACGAAAAGGGCCTCTTGGTCTGGCAGGATTTCATGTTCGCCTGTGCCCTCTACCCCGGAAGCGAGGAGTTTCAATCCCTGGTCAAACAAGAAGCAGAATACCAAGTCCGCCGTCTGGCCCATCGCGCCTGCCTGGCTCTCTGGTGCGGGAACAACGAACTTGAGCTCATGAGTCATTTCATCTGCCGGTTTCCCGAACGCAAAGCCGCCTATGAGGCTATTTTTTACGACCTGCTCCCTGATGCCGTCAGCAAATGGGATCCTCATACTCCTTATTGGCCCGGCTCTCCACACAACCCCGAAGGCTATGAAAACGGCCCCAACAACGAGCGCGCGGGCGATTGTCATTTCTGGGATGTCTGGCACGAACGAAAGCCGGTCAAACGCTACGAGGAGATGTGCTTCCGATTCTGTTCGGAATTTGGGATGCAATCACTCCCCTCGCCCGAGGTGGCCGCTACATTTTGCCCGCCGGAAAAATGGAATATTTTTTCTCCGGAGATGGACTGCCATCAAAAGAACAAAGCCGGTAACCAGATCATTTTCGACTATATATCCCGGCGCTATCGTTTTCCCAAAGACTACGCATCGCTGTCCTATCTCTCCGAACTCAACCAAGCCTATTGTCTTAAGATCGGCGTCGAACATTTTCGCCGCTCGATGCCTCGCACCATGGGCGCGCTCTATTGGCAGCTCAACGATTGCTGGCCGGGAGCATCCTGGAGCAGCCTCGAATTTGGCGGACGCTGGAAGGCACTTCACTACGAAGCCAAACGCTTCTTCGCTCCGGCCCTAATCAGTGTACATGTGCCCGGCACCGAGACGGCTCAAAAGTGCAATATGCCGGTGAACACCATTCATGATCTCCACATCCATACCGTCTACGACGGGGTGAAAGACACAGAGGCAGTGATTGAATGGTCCCTCTGCCAAATCGACGGACAATCCATTCGAAGAAATGAACTGCCCGTGCAACTGCGCTGCAACGAAGCGTTCCAACACATCACTCTCGATTTTTCAGACGAATTAGCACGCTACGGTGCCGCAAATCTCTATTTCCGCTGCCAACTTCGGATCGGCGCTCGAATCGTTTCACGCCAGACGGTTCTTTTCACGGCACCCCGCAACATCGAGTTCTCCCAATGCCCCATCACATCCTCGATCCGGCAAGTCGCCCCAGGGGAATTCGATCTGTCTCTCTCTTCAGAAGTCTTCCAGCCCTGGGTGGAGTTTTTGTTCACTGGCATCCAGTTTCGAGCCGAGGACAATTTCTTCGATCTCTTCCCGAACGAAAAGCGGACCGTGAAGGTTTCGGTGGAAGAATCGGCAGACCTCGCAACGCTACAAAATAGGCTCCAAACTCATTCTCTCGTGGACTCGATCGCTTGA